Proteins found in one Haloferax litoreum genomic segment:
- a CDS encoding TrmB family transcriptional regulator — protein sequence MTRSDDLAQLLATLDLTEYERDALMHLLSLGRTTAPNLSEATGIPKARIYGVLDSLADQGFVKIIPQRPKQYVPKSPDEILDRATENRRQQFESYQQSVEDVRDEFLSAFGPLYEQATDETSPTEELFYVVDVGDASETETRSLYREATNQINILTKGFEYLPNVRSTLTKVADTGIEINVLMVHPKHLSPENCTVQRERVEEVVAELHGVTIRFSKEPLPWRGTIIDPSMDYQHGKAILLVEEKDIPLHMRQAAVTENGSFVAGLQRYFSLIWKYESVSESPH from the coding sequence CCGAGTACGAGCGCGACGCGTTGATGCACCTGTTGTCACTGGGTCGGACAACCGCCCCGAATCTCTCGGAGGCGACTGGGATTCCAAAAGCCCGTATCTACGGCGTCTTGGACTCGCTCGCAGACCAGGGTTTCGTGAAGATTATTCCGCAGCGGCCAAAGCAGTACGTTCCGAAGTCACCCGACGAGATTCTCGACCGCGCAACCGAGAACAGACGACAGCAGTTCGAATCCTACCAACAATCCGTTGAGGACGTTCGCGACGAATTCTTGAGCGCATTCGGCCCGCTCTACGAGCAAGCGACGGACGAAACGTCGCCAACAGAGGAACTCTTCTACGTCGTCGACGTGGGTGATGCGAGCGAGACGGAGACGCGGTCGCTGTACCGAGAGGCTACTAACCAAATTAATATTCTCACAAAGGGTTTCGAATACTTGCCAAATGTCCGGTCGACGCTCACCAAAGTCGCTGATACTGGCATCGAAATCAACGTTCTGATGGTTCACCCAAAGCACCTCTCTCCCGAGAACTGTACCGTCCAACGGGAGCGCGTCGAAGAAGTAGTCGCAGAGTTGCATGGCGTGACAATACGGTTCAGCAAAGAGCCCTTGCCGTGGCGTGGGACGATTATTGACCCCTCTATGGATTACCAACACGGAAAGGCGATTCTTCTTGTCGAAGAGAAAGACATCCCTCTCCACATGCGTCAAGCAGCTGTCACCGAGAACGGGTCGTTCGTCGCCGGCTTACAACGCTACTTCAGTCTAATTTGGAAGTACGAGAGTGTTTCCGAGAGCCCACATTGA